A single genomic interval of Capsicum annuum cultivar UCD-10X-F1 unplaced genomic scaffold, UCD10Xv1.1 ctg5421, whole genome shotgun sequence harbors:
- the LOC124893125 gene encoding uncharacterized protein LOC124893125: MTGSEKTGYFLSRLKRFKNSTKKFSRTVGKGTWKGQNSGNPIEDGLKKNTTIGYKRSLKYKTDNEKDENNDKWLMKEYFLPDEYFRKSNKNYAFVIWKIKEKKKNEKKNKGVVNDDVMEEEVDEFIDYVLESIPDNHQVITNGDDNRFAVANEVNYEVMRTNYEASTSTLHEDYGGEGRSNYLEGGGVEDFNGINHLLLGVEDINDENCCIDYDELLEIIG, from the coding sequence ATGACAGGTTCGGAGAAAACAGGTTATTTTCTTTCGCGATTGAAGAGATTCAAGAATTCAAccaaaaaattctcaagaacagtTGGAAAAGGGACTTGGAAGGGCCAAAATAGTGGTAATCCCATTGAAGATGGATTAAAGAAGAATACTACAATTGGATATAAGAGAAGTTTAAAGTATAAAACTGATAacgaaaaagatgaaaataatgaCAAGTGGCTCATGAAAGAATATTTTTTGCCAGATGAGTACTTTAGGAAAAGCAACAAGAACTATGCATTCGTCATTTGGAAaatcaaagagaagaaaaaaaatgagaaaaagaataagGGGGTTGTTAATGATGATGTGATGGAGGAAGAAGTTGATGAATTTATTGATTATGTATTAGAAAGCATTCCTGATAATCATCAAGTAATTACCAACGGTGATGACAATCGATTCGCGGTTGCAAACGAGGTTAATTATGAAGTGATGAGGACAAATTATGAAGCAAGTACAAGCACATTGCATGAAGATTACGGAGGAGAAGGCAGGAGTAATTATTTGGAAGGTGGTGGAGTTGAGGACTTTAATGGAATTAATCATCTACTATTAGGAGTTGAGGATATTAATGATGAGAATTGTTGCATTGACTATGATGAGTTGCTGGAAATTATTGGATAA